The Kineothrix sp. MB12-C1 genome includes a window with the following:
- the topA gene encoding type I DNA topoisomerase: MAKYLVIVESPAKVKTIKKFLGPNYEVAASNGHVRDMPKSQLGIDIENNYEPKYITIRGKGDILANLRKEVKKAEKIYLATDPDREGEAISWHLTKALKLEDKKVYRITFNEITKNAVKESLKNARKVDMDLVDAQQARRVLDRMVGYRISPVLWAKVKRGLSAGRVQSVALRIICDREDEINAFIPEEYWTLDALLHVQGEKKPLAAKYYGTPDGKVNISSEEQLKGIMAELEGAEYEVAEVKKGERTKKAPLPFTTSTLQQEASKVLNFSTQKTMRLAQQLYEGIDIKGNGTVGIITYLRTDSTRVSEEAENHAKEYIDRTYGNEYAAETAREKKATQKIQDAHEAIRPTDIARTPFELKESLSRDQFRLYQLIWKRFTASRMNPAKYETTSVKIDGNGHRFTVAASKILFDGFMSVYTDDEEKVDNNTLVRGIDKETKLNFEAFDYKQHFTQPAPHYTEASLVRALEELGIGRPSTYAPTITTILARRYVVKENKNLYVTELGEVVNNMMKEAFPSIVDVNFTANMEVLLDGVEEGTINWKIVISNFYPDLEEAVKKAEKELEHVKIADEVSDEVCELCGKQMVIKYGPHGRFLACPGFPECRNTKPYLEKTGIDCPKCGKDIVLKKTKKGRKYYGCVDNPECDFMVWQKPSKEACPECGSLMLEKGNKLVCTKEECGFVKNKANNSENL, translated from the coding sequence ATGGCGAAATATTTAGTAATTGTAGAATCACCAGCAAAAGTGAAGACGATTAAAAAGTTTTTAGGACCGAATTATGAGGTTGCGGCGAGCAATGGGCATGTGCGTGATATGCCTAAAAGTCAACTTGGAATTGACATAGAGAATAATTATGAACCGAAATATATTACAATTAGGGGAAAAGGAGATATTCTTGCAAACCTTCGCAAAGAAGTTAAAAAGGCTGAAAAAATCTACTTGGCAACTGACCCTGACCGCGAGGGAGAAGCTATTTCGTGGCATCTTACAAAGGCATTAAAGCTAGAGGATAAAAAGGTTTACCGTATTACTTTCAATGAAATTACAAAAAATGCGGTAAAGGAATCATTAAAAAATGCACGTAAAGTGGACATGGACCTAGTGGATGCTCAACAGGCGCGAAGAGTTCTGGATCGTATGGTGGGATATCGTATTTCTCCGGTGTTATGGGCAAAAGTGAAAAGAGGATTAAGTGCGGGACGTGTACAGTCAGTAGCTTTGCGTATTATTTGTGATAGAGAGGATGAAATCAACGCGTTTATTCCTGAGGAATATTGGACTCTGGATGCCTTGCTTCACGTTCAGGGAGAGAAGAAGCCTTTAGCGGCTAAATATTATGGTACTCCGGACGGGAAAGTGAATATCTCTTCAGAGGAACAGCTAAAAGGTATTATGGCTGAATTGGAAGGTGCTGAATATGAAGTAGCAGAAGTGAAAAAAGGAGAAAGAACTAAAAAGGCTCCTTTGCCTTTTACCACATCGACGCTACAACAGGAGGCTAGTAAAGTTCTCAATTTTTCTACACAGAAGACGATGCGCCTTGCACAGCAGCTTTATGAGGGGATTGATATTAAGGGCAATGGTACGGTCGGTATTATCACTTATCTCCGTACGGATTCCACGAGAGTATCGGAGGAAGCTGAGAATCATGCCAAAGAATATATCGATAGAACATATGGAAACGAATATGCGGCGGAAACAGCTCGCGAAAAGAAGGCGACCCAGAAGATTCAGGATGCTCATGAAGCAATCCGCCCTACAGATATTGCGAGAACGCCTTTTGAACTTAAGGAATCTCTGTCAAGAGATCAATTCCGTTTGTATCAGCTTATATGGAAGCGATTTACTGCGAGTAGGATGAATCCGGCAAAATATGAAACTACTTCGGTGAAGATAGACGGAAATGGACATCGATTCACTGTGGCGGCATCGAAGATTCTTTTCGATGGTTTCATGAGCGTTTATACCGATGATGAAGAAAAAGTGGATAACAATACTTTGGTAAGAGGTATCGACAAAGAGACGAAGCTTAACTTCGAAGCGTTCGATTATAAACAGCATTTTACGCAACCTGCTCCTCATTATACGGAAGCCTCTCTTGTACGTGCATTAGAGGAACTTGGGATTGGACGCCCCAGTACTTATGCTCCGACCATCACTACCATTCTTGCAAGAAGATATGTAGTAAAAGAAAATAAAAACCTTTATGTGACGGAGCTTGGAGAAGTAGTGAACAATATGATGAAAGAAGCCTTTCCGAGTATTGTTGATGTGAACTTTACGGCTAATATGGAGGTGCTGTTGGATGGTGTGGAGGAAGGCACGATTAATTGGAAGATTGTCATTTCCAATTTCTATCCTGATTTAGAGGAAGCGGTGAAGAAGGCGGAAAAGGAATTGGAACATGTGAAGATCGCTGACGAAGTATCGGATGAAGTGTGCGAACTTTGCGGGAAACAGATGGTGATTAAGTATGGGCCTCATGGACGTTTTTTAGCCTGTCCCGGTTTCCCGGAGTGCCGAAATACGAAGCCCTATCTGGAGAAAACCGGAATTGACTGTCCGAAGTGCGGCAAGGATATTGTGCTTAAGAAGACAAAAAAAGGGAGAAAGTATTATGGTTGCGTAGATAATCCTGAATGTGACTTTATGGTGTGGCAAAAACCTTCCAAAGAGGCATGTCCGGAATGTGGTTCTCTTATGTTGGAAAAAGGAAATAAACTTGTATGTACGAAGGAAGAGTGCGGTTTTGTAAAGAATAAAGCAAATAATTCGGAAAATTTATAG
- the dprA gene encoding DNA-processing protein DprA, producing MKENTNCDKEAAYGYWLANVKGLGNRMRCMLTDYAGTARAVYEMSEQELKELIPMARVEKVIASKRDWELEKKYRTLSIKGMDFVGWKQSAYPQKLTKIADPPFALYYYGGLPEESLPSVALIGARQCSEYGRYMAKVCGSELAKAGVSVVSGMARGIDGIGQYAALLEGGKSYAVLGCGIDICYPSENRYVYEQMKKKGGIISEYNPGTQPQPQLFPPRNRIISGLADVIIIVEAKEKSGTLITADMALEQGKEVYVIPGRVTDPLSEGCNRLIKQGAGIFSTVSELLEETGLCQKKSGGGGIRLEKGEESTEGRRSEEELDETKRGLLRHLDFYPKNIEQLHMESGIDYRELVCELMHLCVAGKARQVSAGQYQKEGL from the coding sequence ATGAAGGAAAATACGAATTGTGATAAGGAAGCAGCCTATGGCTATTGGCTTGCTAATGTAAAGGGACTTGGCAATCGGATGAGATGTATGTTGACAGATTATGCAGGGACAGCGAGAGCGGTCTATGAAATGTCGGAACAGGAATTGAAGGAATTGATTCCAATGGCAAGAGTAGAGAAAGTTATTGCTTCCAAAAGAGACTGGGAGTTAGAAAAAAAGTATCGAACTCTTTCGATAAAGGGAATGGATTTTGTAGGGTGGAAACAGTCCGCTTATCCTCAGAAGTTGACAAAAATAGCAGATCCCCCCTTTGCTCTTTATTATTATGGAGGCCTGCCGGAAGAGTCGCTGCCTTCAGTAGCATTAATAGGAGCACGGCAGTGTTCCGAGTATGGACGATATATGGCGAAAGTATGTGGGAGTGAACTGGCGAAAGCGGGTGTTTCGGTGGTGAGCGGTATGGCAAGGGGAATTGATGGAATCGGCCAGTATGCAGCTCTTTTAGAAGGGGGAAAGAGTTATGCCGTATTAGGATGTGGTATCGATATATGCTATCCATCGGAGAATAGATACGTTTATGAACAGATGAAGAAAAAAGGAGGAATTATCTCCGAATATAACCCTGGTACACAGCCACAGCCACAGCTTTTTCCGCCGAGAAACAGAATTATCAGCGGATTGGCGGATGTGATCATTATTGTGGAGGCAAAAGAGAAAAGCGGAACTTTAATTACTGCGGATATGGCGCTGGAGCAGGGGAAAGAAGTGTATGTGATTCCGGGGAGAGTGACAGATCCTTTAAGTGAAGGTTGTAATCGCCTGATCAAACAAGGAGCTGGTATATTTTCTACGGTATCAGAGCTATTGGAAGAAACGGGATTATGCCAGAAAAAGAGCGGAGGAGGCGGTATACGATTAGAAAAGGGAGAAGAAAGCACAGAAGGAAGGAGAAGCGAAGAGGAGCTGGATGAAACGAAAAGAGGCTTATTGCGACACCTCGATTTCTATCCTAAGAATATAGAACAGTTACATATGGAGTCGGGAATTGATTATCGGGAATTAGTATGTGAATTAATGCATTTATGTGTAGCGGGTAAAGCGAGACAAGTGTCAGCGGGACAATATCAGAAAGAGGGATTGTAG